From the genome of Saccopteryx bilineata isolate mSacBil1 chromosome 6, mSacBil1_pri_phased_curated, whole genome shotgun sequence, one region includes:
- the ABCB8 gene encoding mitochondrial potassium channel ATP-binding subunit isoform X1, giving the protein MLVHFFRVGIRGGPVPGRPLIPFRFQTFSAVRHSDGRPSSCLLKAVAQLRAQLRARPAPSHSPSAWCWAGGALLGPVVLRQGPRLCLVALCEAEEALPTCPRPHVTESSFNWKLFWRFLRPHLLVLGAAIVLALGAALVNVQIPLLLGQLVEIVAKYTRDHMGNFLNESRRLSTHLLILYGLQGLLTFGYLVLLSRIGERIAVDMRWALFSNLLRYCLLLPGVGCRQDIAFFDAKKTGQLVSRLTTDVQEFKSSFKLVISQGLRSCTQVAGCLVSLSMLSTRLTLLLMVATPALMGVGTMMGSALRKLSRQCQEQVARATGVADEALGNVRTVRAFAMEQREEERYRAELEGSRCKAEALGRGIALFQGLSNIAFNCMVLGTLFIGGSLVAGQQLTGGDLMSFLVASQTVQRVQEGRAEGSAALPSSSLILWAPSRSMANLSVLFGQVVRGLSAGTRVFEYMTLSPGIPLSGGCCVPREHLRGSITFHNVSFSYPGRPGFQVLKDFTLTLPPGKIVALVGQSGGGKTTVASLLERFYDPTAGVVTLDSRDLRTLDPSWLRGQVIGFISQEPVLFGTTIMENIRFGKLGASDEEVYAAAREANAHEFITNFPEGYNTVVGERGAALSGGQKQRLAIARALIKRPAVLILDEATSALDSESERVVQEALDRASAGRTVLVIAHRLSTVRRAHHIVVMAHGRVCEAGTHDELLKQGGLYAELIRRQTQDAPPPEVPGSPRHRHPKS; this is encoded by the exons ATGTTGGTGCACTTCTTTCGGGTCGGGATTCGGGGAGGTCCTGTCCCAGGAAGGCCGCTGATCCCCTTCCGCTTCCAGACATTCTCGGCCGTCAG GCACTCTGATGGCCGGCCCAGCTCCTGCCTCCTCAAGGCCGTGGCCCAGCTGCGGGCCCAGCTCCGGGCTCGCCCAGCCCCTAGCCACAGCCCCTCTGCCTGGTGCTGGGCTGGGGGAGCCCTCCTGGGCCCCGTGGTGCTGCGTCAGGGCCCCCGCCTCTGTCTGGTGGCACTGTGTGAAGCAGAAGAGGCCCTTCCCACCTGCCCCAGGCCCCATGTCACGGAGTCCAGCTTCAACTGGAAGCTCTTCTGGCGGTTTCTGCGCCCCCACCTGCTGGTCCTGGGCGCAGCCATTGTG CTGGCCCTGGGTGCAGCCCTGGTGAATGTGCAGATCCCCCTGCTTCTGGGCCAGCTGGTGGAGATTGTGGCCAAGTACACGAGGGACCACATGGGCAACTTCCTGAATGAGTCCCGAAGGCTCAGTACCCACCTGCTCATCCTCTATGGCCTCCAG GGACTGCTGACCTTCGGGTACCTGGTACTCCTGTCCCGCATCGGTGAGCGCATAGCTGTGGACATGCGGTGGGCCCTCTTCAGCAACCTGCTTCGGTACTGCCTGCTGCTGCCGGGTGTGGGCTGCAG ACAAGACATAGCTTTCTTTGATGCTAAAAAGACAGGGCAGCTGGTGAGCCGATTGACAACTGACGTGCAGGAGTTTAAATCGTCCTTCAAGCTTGTCATCTCTCAG GGGCTGCGAAGCTGTACCCAGGTGGCTGGCTGCCTAGTGTCTCTGTCCATGTTGTCCACACGCCTCACTCTGCTGCTGATGGTGGCCACACCCGCCCTGATGGGAGTTGGCACCATGATGGGCTCAGCTCTCCGAAAACTGTCTCGCCAGTGCCAGGAGCAG GTTGCCAGGGCAACAGGCGTAGCAGATGAGGCCCTGGGCAATGTTCGGACAGTGCGAGCCTTTGCCATGGAGCAGCGGGAAGAAGA ACGCTACAGAGCAGAGCTGGAGGGGTCCCGCTGTAAGGCAGAGGCGCTGGGCAGAGGCATCGCCTTGTTTCAGGGACTCTCCAACATCGCCTTTAACT GCATGGTCCTGGGCACCCTGTTTATCGGGGGTTCCCTCGTGGCTGGACAGCAGCTGACCGGGGGAGACCTCATGTCCTTCCTGGTGGCCTCTCAGACCGTGCAGAG GGTCCAGGAGGGGAGGGCGGAAGGTAGTGCTGCCCTCCCTTCAAGCAGCCTCATCCTCTGGGCCCCATCCAG GTCCATGGCCAACCTCTCTGTCCTGTTTGGTCAG GTGGTGCGGGGCCTCAGCGCAGGCACCCGGGTGTTCGAGTACATGACGCTGAGCCCGGGCATCCCGCTGTCTGGGGGCTGCTGCGTCCCCAGAGAACACCTGCGTGGGTCCATCACGTTTCACAACGTTAGCTTCAG TTACCCCGGCCGCCCTGGCTTCCAGGTGCTCAAAGACTTCACCCTCACACTGCCCCCTGGCAAGATCGTGGCCCTCGTGGGCCAGTCTGGCGGAG GAAAGACCACCGTGGCTTCCCTGCTTGAGCGCTTCTACGACCCCACAGCGGGTGTGGTGACGCTGGACAGCCGGGACCTACGCACCCTCGACCCCTCCTGGCTTCGGGGCCAGGTCATTGGCTTCATCAGCCAG GAGCCAGTCCTGTTTGGAACGACCATCATGGAGAACATTCGCTTTGGGAAGCTGGGCGCCTCTGATGAAGAGGTGTACGCAGCTGCCCGGGAAGCCAATGCACACGAGTTCATCACCAACTTCCCCGAGGGCTACAACACCGTTGTCG gCGAACGGGGTGCAGCCCTGTCTGGTGGCCAGAAACAGCGCCTGGCCATCGCCCGCGCCCTCATCAAGCGGCCAGCAGTACTGATCCTGGACGAGGCAACCAGCGCTCTGGACTCGGAGTCCGAGCGGGTTGTGCAAGAGGCCCTGGACCGTGCCAGCGCCGGCCGCACAGTGCTAGTTATCGCCCACCGGCTCAGCACAGTTCGAAGGGCTCACCACATTGTCGTCATGGCCCACGGCCGTGTCTGTGAG GCGGGGACCCATGATGAGCTCCTGAAGCAAGGCGGACTCTATGCGGAGCTCATCAGGAGACAGACTCAGGATGCCCCGCCTCCTGAGGTGCCCGGAAGCCCCAGACACCGCCACCCCAAGTCCTGA
- the ABCB8 gene encoding mitochondrial potassium channel ATP-binding subunit isoform X3, with translation MLVHFFRVGIRGGPVPGRPLIPFRFQTFSAVRHSDGRPSSCLLKAVAQLRAQLRARPAPSHSPSAWCWAGGALLGPVVLRQGPRLCLVALCEAEEALPTCPRPHVTESSFNWKLFWRFLRPHLLVLGAAIVLALGAALVNVQIPLLLGQLVEIVAKYTRDHMGNFLNESRRLSTHLLILYGLQGLLTFGYLVLLSRIGERIAVDMRWALFSNLLRYCLLLPGVGCRQDIAFFDAKKTGQLVSRLTTDVQEFKSSFKLVISQGLRSCTQVAGCLVSLSMLSTRLTLLLMVATPALMGVGTMMGSALRKLSRQCQEQVARATGVADEALGNVRTVRAFAMEQREEERYRAELEGSRCKAEALGRGIALFQGLSNIAFNCMVLGTLFIGGSLVAGQQLTGGDLMSFLVASQTVQRSMANLSVLFGQVVRGLSAGTRVFEYMTLSPGIPLSGGCCVPREHLRGSITFHNVSFSYPGRPGFQVLKDFTLTLPPGKIVALVGQSGGGKTTVASLLERFYDPTAGVVTLDSRDLRTLDPSWLRGQVIGFISQEPVLFGTTIMENIRFGKLGASDEEVYAAAREANAHEFITNFPEGYNTVVGERGAALSGGQKQRLAIARALIKRPAVLILDEATSALDSESERVVQEALDRASAGRTVLVIAHRLSTVRRAHHIVVMAHGRVCEAGTHDELLKQGGLYAELIRRQTQDAPPPEVPGSPRHRHPKS, from the exons ATGTTGGTGCACTTCTTTCGGGTCGGGATTCGGGGAGGTCCTGTCCCAGGAAGGCCGCTGATCCCCTTCCGCTTCCAGACATTCTCGGCCGTCAG GCACTCTGATGGCCGGCCCAGCTCCTGCCTCCTCAAGGCCGTGGCCCAGCTGCGGGCCCAGCTCCGGGCTCGCCCAGCCCCTAGCCACAGCCCCTCTGCCTGGTGCTGGGCTGGGGGAGCCCTCCTGGGCCCCGTGGTGCTGCGTCAGGGCCCCCGCCTCTGTCTGGTGGCACTGTGTGAAGCAGAAGAGGCCCTTCCCACCTGCCCCAGGCCCCATGTCACGGAGTCCAGCTTCAACTGGAAGCTCTTCTGGCGGTTTCTGCGCCCCCACCTGCTGGTCCTGGGCGCAGCCATTGTG CTGGCCCTGGGTGCAGCCCTGGTGAATGTGCAGATCCCCCTGCTTCTGGGCCAGCTGGTGGAGATTGTGGCCAAGTACACGAGGGACCACATGGGCAACTTCCTGAATGAGTCCCGAAGGCTCAGTACCCACCTGCTCATCCTCTATGGCCTCCAG GGACTGCTGACCTTCGGGTACCTGGTACTCCTGTCCCGCATCGGTGAGCGCATAGCTGTGGACATGCGGTGGGCCCTCTTCAGCAACCTGCTTCGGTACTGCCTGCTGCTGCCGGGTGTGGGCTGCAG ACAAGACATAGCTTTCTTTGATGCTAAAAAGACAGGGCAGCTGGTGAGCCGATTGACAACTGACGTGCAGGAGTTTAAATCGTCCTTCAAGCTTGTCATCTCTCAG GGGCTGCGAAGCTGTACCCAGGTGGCTGGCTGCCTAGTGTCTCTGTCCATGTTGTCCACACGCCTCACTCTGCTGCTGATGGTGGCCACACCCGCCCTGATGGGAGTTGGCACCATGATGGGCTCAGCTCTCCGAAAACTGTCTCGCCAGTGCCAGGAGCAG GTTGCCAGGGCAACAGGCGTAGCAGATGAGGCCCTGGGCAATGTTCGGACAGTGCGAGCCTTTGCCATGGAGCAGCGGGAAGAAGA ACGCTACAGAGCAGAGCTGGAGGGGTCCCGCTGTAAGGCAGAGGCGCTGGGCAGAGGCATCGCCTTGTTTCAGGGACTCTCCAACATCGCCTTTAACT GCATGGTCCTGGGCACCCTGTTTATCGGGGGTTCCCTCGTGGCTGGACAGCAGCTGACCGGGGGAGACCTCATGTCCTTCCTGGTGGCCTCTCAGACCGTGCAGAG GTCCATGGCCAACCTCTCTGTCCTGTTTGGTCAG GTGGTGCGGGGCCTCAGCGCAGGCACCCGGGTGTTCGAGTACATGACGCTGAGCCCGGGCATCCCGCTGTCTGGGGGCTGCTGCGTCCCCAGAGAACACCTGCGTGGGTCCATCACGTTTCACAACGTTAGCTTCAG TTACCCCGGCCGCCCTGGCTTCCAGGTGCTCAAAGACTTCACCCTCACACTGCCCCCTGGCAAGATCGTGGCCCTCGTGGGCCAGTCTGGCGGAG GAAAGACCACCGTGGCTTCCCTGCTTGAGCGCTTCTACGACCCCACAGCGGGTGTGGTGACGCTGGACAGCCGGGACCTACGCACCCTCGACCCCTCCTGGCTTCGGGGCCAGGTCATTGGCTTCATCAGCCAG GAGCCAGTCCTGTTTGGAACGACCATCATGGAGAACATTCGCTTTGGGAAGCTGGGCGCCTCTGATGAAGAGGTGTACGCAGCTGCCCGGGAAGCCAATGCACACGAGTTCATCACCAACTTCCCCGAGGGCTACAACACCGTTGTCG gCGAACGGGGTGCAGCCCTGTCTGGTGGCCAGAAACAGCGCCTGGCCATCGCCCGCGCCCTCATCAAGCGGCCAGCAGTACTGATCCTGGACGAGGCAACCAGCGCTCTGGACTCGGAGTCCGAGCGGGTTGTGCAAGAGGCCCTGGACCGTGCCAGCGCCGGCCGCACAGTGCTAGTTATCGCCCACCGGCTCAGCACAGTTCGAAGGGCTCACCACATTGTCGTCATGGCCCACGGCCGTGTCTGTGAG GCGGGGACCCATGATGAGCTCCTGAAGCAAGGCGGACTCTATGCGGAGCTCATCAGGAGACAGACTCAGGATGCCCCGCCTCCTGAGGTGCCCGGAAGCCCCAGACACCGCCACCCCAAGTCCTGA
- the ABCB8 gene encoding mitochondrial potassium channel ATP-binding subunit isoform X2: MLVHFFRVGIRGGPVPGRPLIPFRFQTFSAVRHSDGRPSSCLLKAVAQLRAQLRARPAPSHSPSAWCWAGGALLGPVVLRQGPRLCLVALCEAEEALPTCPRPHVTESSFNWKLFWRFLRPHLLVLGAAIVLALGAALVNVQIPLLLGQLVEIVAKYTRDHMGNFLNESRRLSTHLLILYGLQGLLTFGYLVLLSRIGERIAVDMRWALFSNLLRQDIAFFDAKKTGQLVSRLTTDVQEFKSSFKLVISQGLRSCTQVAGCLVSLSMLSTRLTLLLMVATPALMGVGTMMGSALRKLSRQCQEQVARATGVADEALGNVRTVRAFAMEQREEERYRAELEGSRCKAEALGRGIALFQGLSNIAFNCMVLGTLFIGGSLVAGQQLTGGDLMSFLVASQTVQRVQEGRAEGSAALPSSSLILWAPSRSMANLSVLFGQVVRGLSAGTRVFEYMTLSPGIPLSGGCCVPREHLRGSITFHNVSFSYPGRPGFQVLKDFTLTLPPGKIVALVGQSGGGKTTVASLLERFYDPTAGVVTLDSRDLRTLDPSWLRGQVIGFISQEPVLFGTTIMENIRFGKLGASDEEVYAAAREANAHEFITNFPEGYNTVVGERGAALSGGQKQRLAIARALIKRPAVLILDEATSALDSESERVVQEALDRASAGRTVLVIAHRLSTVRRAHHIVVMAHGRVCEAGTHDELLKQGGLYAELIRRQTQDAPPPEVPGSPRHRHPKS; this comes from the exons ATGTTGGTGCACTTCTTTCGGGTCGGGATTCGGGGAGGTCCTGTCCCAGGAAGGCCGCTGATCCCCTTCCGCTTCCAGACATTCTCGGCCGTCAG GCACTCTGATGGCCGGCCCAGCTCCTGCCTCCTCAAGGCCGTGGCCCAGCTGCGGGCCCAGCTCCGGGCTCGCCCAGCCCCTAGCCACAGCCCCTCTGCCTGGTGCTGGGCTGGGGGAGCCCTCCTGGGCCCCGTGGTGCTGCGTCAGGGCCCCCGCCTCTGTCTGGTGGCACTGTGTGAAGCAGAAGAGGCCCTTCCCACCTGCCCCAGGCCCCATGTCACGGAGTCCAGCTTCAACTGGAAGCTCTTCTGGCGGTTTCTGCGCCCCCACCTGCTGGTCCTGGGCGCAGCCATTGTG CTGGCCCTGGGTGCAGCCCTGGTGAATGTGCAGATCCCCCTGCTTCTGGGCCAGCTGGTGGAGATTGTGGCCAAGTACACGAGGGACCACATGGGCAACTTCCTGAATGAGTCCCGAAGGCTCAGTACCCACCTGCTCATCCTCTATGGCCTCCAG GGACTGCTGACCTTCGGGTACCTGGTACTCCTGTCCCGCATCGGTGAGCGCATAGCTGTGGACATGCGGTGGGCCCTCTTCAGCAACCTGCTTCG ACAAGACATAGCTTTCTTTGATGCTAAAAAGACAGGGCAGCTGGTGAGCCGATTGACAACTGACGTGCAGGAGTTTAAATCGTCCTTCAAGCTTGTCATCTCTCAG GGGCTGCGAAGCTGTACCCAGGTGGCTGGCTGCCTAGTGTCTCTGTCCATGTTGTCCACACGCCTCACTCTGCTGCTGATGGTGGCCACACCCGCCCTGATGGGAGTTGGCACCATGATGGGCTCAGCTCTCCGAAAACTGTCTCGCCAGTGCCAGGAGCAG GTTGCCAGGGCAACAGGCGTAGCAGATGAGGCCCTGGGCAATGTTCGGACAGTGCGAGCCTTTGCCATGGAGCAGCGGGAAGAAGA ACGCTACAGAGCAGAGCTGGAGGGGTCCCGCTGTAAGGCAGAGGCGCTGGGCAGAGGCATCGCCTTGTTTCAGGGACTCTCCAACATCGCCTTTAACT GCATGGTCCTGGGCACCCTGTTTATCGGGGGTTCCCTCGTGGCTGGACAGCAGCTGACCGGGGGAGACCTCATGTCCTTCCTGGTGGCCTCTCAGACCGTGCAGAG GGTCCAGGAGGGGAGGGCGGAAGGTAGTGCTGCCCTCCCTTCAAGCAGCCTCATCCTCTGGGCCCCATCCAG GTCCATGGCCAACCTCTCTGTCCTGTTTGGTCAG GTGGTGCGGGGCCTCAGCGCAGGCACCCGGGTGTTCGAGTACATGACGCTGAGCCCGGGCATCCCGCTGTCTGGGGGCTGCTGCGTCCCCAGAGAACACCTGCGTGGGTCCATCACGTTTCACAACGTTAGCTTCAG TTACCCCGGCCGCCCTGGCTTCCAGGTGCTCAAAGACTTCACCCTCACACTGCCCCCTGGCAAGATCGTGGCCCTCGTGGGCCAGTCTGGCGGAG GAAAGACCACCGTGGCTTCCCTGCTTGAGCGCTTCTACGACCCCACAGCGGGTGTGGTGACGCTGGACAGCCGGGACCTACGCACCCTCGACCCCTCCTGGCTTCGGGGCCAGGTCATTGGCTTCATCAGCCAG GAGCCAGTCCTGTTTGGAACGACCATCATGGAGAACATTCGCTTTGGGAAGCTGGGCGCCTCTGATGAAGAGGTGTACGCAGCTGCCCGGGAAGCCAATGCACACGAGTTCATCACCAACTTCCCCGAGGGCTACAACACCGTTGTCG gCGAACGGGGTGCAGCCCTGTCTGGTGGCCAGAAACAGCGCCTGGCCATCGCCCGCGCCCTCATCAAGCGGCCAGCAGTACTGATCCTGGACGAGGCAACCAGCGCTCTGGACTCGGAGTCCGAGCGGGTTGTGCAAGAGGCCCTGGACCGTGCCAGCGCCGGCCGCACAGTGCTAGTTATCGCCCACCGGCTCAGCACAGTTCGAAGGGCTCACCACATTGTCGTCATGGCCCACGGCCGTGTCTGTGAG GCGGGGACCCATGATGAGCTCCTGAAGCAAGGCGGACTCTATGCGGAGCTCATCAGGAGACAGACTCAGGATGCCCCGCCTCCTGAGGTGCCCGGAAGCCCCAGACACCGCCACCCCAAGTCCTGA
- the ABCB8 gene encoding mitochondrial potassium channel ATP-binding subunit isoform X4 — protein sequence MLVHFFRVGIRGGPVPGRPLIPFRFQTFSAVRHSDGRPSSCLLKAVAQLRAQLRARPAPSHSPSAWCWAGGALLGPVVLRQGPRLCLVALCEAEEALPTCPRPHVTESSFNWKLFWRFLRPHLLVLGAAIVLALGAALVNVQIPLLLGQLVEIVAKYTRDHMGNFLNESRRLSTHLLILYGLQGLLTFGYLVLLSRIGERIAVDMRWALFSNLLRQDIAFFDAKKTGQLVSRLTTDVQEFKSSFKLVISQGLRSCTQVAGCLVSLSMLSTRLTLLLMVATPALMGVGTMMGSALRKLSRQCQEQVARATGVADEALGNVRTVRAFAMEQREEERYRAELEGSRCKAEALGRGIALFQGLSNIAFNCMVLGTLFIGGSLVAGQQLTGGDLMSFLVASQTVQRSMANLSVLFGQVVRGLSAGTRVFEYMTLSPGIPLSGGCCVPREHLRGSITFHNVSFSYPGRPGFQVLKDFTLTLPPGKIVALVGQSGGGKTTVASLLERFYDPTAGVVTLDSRDLRTLDPSWLRGQVIGFISQEPVLFGTTIMENIRFGKLGASDEEVYAAAREANAHEFITNFPEGYNTVVGERGAALSGGQKQRLAIARALIKRPAVLILDEATSALDSESERVVQEALDRASAGRTVLVIAHRLSTVRRAHHIVVMAHGRVCEAGTHDELLKQGGLYAELIRRQTQDAPPPEVPGSPRHRHPKS from the exons ATGTTGGTGCACTTCTTTCGGGTCGGGATTCGGGGAGGTCCTGTCCCAGGAAGGCCGCTGATCCCCTTCCGCTTCCAGACATTCTCGGCCGTCAG GCACTCTGATGGCCGGCCCAGCTCCTGCCTCCTCAAGGCCGTGGCCCAGCTGCGGGCCCAGCTCCGGGCTCGCCCAGCCCCTAGCCACAGCCCCTCTGCCTGGTGCTGGGCTGGGGGAGCCCTCCTGGGCCCCGTGGTGCTGCGTCAGGGCCCCCGCCTCTGTCTGGTGGCACTGTGTGAAGCAGAAGAGGCCCTTCCCACCTGCCCCAGGCCCCATGTCACGGAGTCCAGCTTCAACTGGAAGCTCTTCTGGCGGTTTCTGCGCCCCCACCTGCTGGTCCTGGGCGCAGCCATTGTG CTGGCCCTGGGTGCAGCCCTGGTGAATGTGCAGATCCCCCTGCTTCTGGGCCAGCTGGTGGAGATTGTGGCCAAGTACACGAGGGACCACATGGGCAACTTCCTGAATGAGTCCCGAAGGCTCAGTACCCACCTGCTCATCCTCTATGGCCTCCAG GGACTGCTGACCTTCGGGTACCTGGTACTCCTGTCCCGCATCGGTGAGCGCATAGCTGTGGACATGCGGTGGGCCCTCTTCAGCAACCTGCTTCG ACAAGACATAGCTTTCTTTGATGCTAAAAAGACAGGGCAGCTGGTGAGCCGATTGACAACTGACGTGCAGGAGTTTAAATCGTCCTTCAAGCTTGTCATCTCTCAG GGGCTGCGAAGCTGTACCCAGGTGGCTGGCTGCCTAGTGTCTCTGTCCATGTTGTCCACACGCCTCACTCTGCTGCTGATGGTGGCCACACCCGCCCTGATGGGAGTTGGCACCATGATGGGCTCAGCTCTCCGAAAACTGTCTCGCCAGTGCCAGGAGCAG GTTGCCAGGGCAACAGGCGTAGCAGATGAGGCCCTGGGCAATGTTCGGACAGTGCGAGCCTTTGCCATGGAGCAGCGGGAAGAAGA ACGCTACAGAGCAGAGCTGGAGGGGTCCCGCTGTAAGGCAGAGGCGCTGGGCAGAGGCATCGCCTTGTTTCAGGGACTCTCCAACATCGCCTTTAACT GCATGGTCCTGGGCACCCTGTTTATCGGGGGTTCCCTCGTGGCTGGACAGCAGCTGACCGGGGGAGACCTCATGTCCTTCCTGGTGGCCTCTCAGACCGTGCAGAG GTCCATGGCCAACCTCTCTGTCCTGTTTGGTCAG GTGGTGCGGGGCCTCAGCGCAGGCACCCGGGTGTTCGAGTACATGACGCTGAGCCCGGGCATCCCGCTGTCTGGGGGCTGCTGCGTCCCCAGAGAACACCTGCGTGGGTCCATCACGTTTCACAACGTTAGCTTCAG TTACCCCGGCCGCCCTGGCTTCCAGGTGCTCAAAGACTTCACCCTCACACTGCCCCCTGGCAAGATCGTGGCCCTCGTGGGCCAGTCTGGCGGAG GAAAGACCACCGTGGCTTCCCTGCTTGAGCGCTTCTACGACCCCACAGCGGGTGTGGTGACGCTGGACAGCCGGGACCTACGCACCCTCGACCCCTCCTGGCTTCGGGGCCAGGTCATTGGCTTCATCAGCCAG GAGCCAGTCCTGTTTGGAACGACCATCATGGAGAACATTCGCTTTGGGAAGCTGGGCGCCTCTGATGAAGAGGTGTACGCAGCTGCCCGGGAAGCCAATGCACACGAGTTCATCACCAACTTCCCCGAGGGCTACAACACCGTTGTCG gCGAACGGGGTGCAGCCCTGTCTGGTGGCCAGAAACAGCGCCTGGCCATCGCCCGCGCCCTCATCAAGCGGCCAGCAGTACTGATCCTGGACGAGGCAACCAGCGCTCTGGACTCGGAGTCCGAGCGGGTTGTGCAAGAGGCCCTGGACCGTGCCAGCGCCGGCCGCACAGTGCTAGTTATCGCCCACCGGCTCAGCACAGTTCGAAGGGCTCACCACATTGTCGTCATGGCCCACGGCCGTGTCTGTGAG GCGGGGACCCATGATGAGCTCCTGAAGCAAGGCGGACTCTATGCGGAGCTCATCAGGAGACAGACTCAGGATGCCCCGCCTCCTGAGGTGCCCGGAAGCCCCAGACACCGCCACCCCAAGTCCTGA